From a region of the Triticum aestivum cultivar Chinese Spring chromosome 7D, IWGSC CS RefSeq v2.1, whole genome shotgun sequence genome:
- the LOC123169486 gene encoding UPF0481 protein At3g47200 isoform X2 translates to MPENGVELAAVPPFADTLTGLTDANGGNDLDIDGRIHELSEIIMHEMCASRVPRPGKPEIYRVPETFLAADEGAYQPRFLSLGPYHRGDSATEEMRRTDERKLENLAYALQDGGPSVEEYMEAIASVEADARSRYDGDVAMEWGAFCRMLLLDGFQLITVLKFLGYEPPPLPPPAPGCSSNNNGQGNCRPRTSVVISIEHDLMMLENQIPFFVVQRIHRLRYGIGGNGMDTVEELAWRTIKRIMNDAPAATSFPPAKCHHLVHLCHEYLRPSNLDKSLGACGDYGRFRRAIEYHEAGVKFRRLNSEADGSSRRPLLDVTFSDGVLRMAQLRVDERTNYILRNVLVYEQRYDDTATSGATSYVTAYVMFMSQLLGGPEDVALLSRHGVIEHHLGDDAEVCALFRGLAQGLVFDPSGGHYLSTVGVRLRSHHRSRLNRWRAWVMRHRFRNPWLAVAWVLGSMAVLGTIVQTVITLLPYVHHQGRTRNIGS, encoded by the exons ATGCCGGAGAACGGAGTTGAGCTTGCAGCAGTACCACCCTTCGCCGATACCTTGACTG GGCTAACCGATGCCAACGGCGGCAATGACCTTGACATCGATGGCCGCATTCACGAGCTCTCCGaaatcatcatgcatgaaatgTGTGCTAGCCGGGTGCCCCGACCAGGGAAACCAGAGATCTATCGCGTTCCCGAGACGTTCCTCGCCGCCGACGAGGGCGCCTACCAGCCGAGGTTCCTGTCCCTGGGGCCATATCACCGCGGCGACTCCGCCACGGAGGAGATGCGGCGCACCGACGAGCGCAAGCTAGAGAACCTGGCCTACGCCCTCCAAGACGGCGGGCCGTCGGTGGAAGAGTACATGGAGGCCATAGCGTCCGTTGAGGCCGACGCCAGGAGCCGCTACGACGGAGACGTCGCCATGGAGTGGGGCGCGTTCTGCAGGATGCTACTGCTCGATGGGTTCCAGCTGATTACAGTGCTCAAGTTTCTCGGCTATGAGCCGCCGCCGCTTCCACCTCCAGCTCCAGGGTGCAGCAGCAACAACAATGGACAAGGGAACTGCAGGCCGAGGACCAGCGTTGTCATCAGTATCGAACATGACTTGATGATGCTGGAGAACCAGATACCATTCTTCGTCGTCCAGAGGATCCACCGCTTGCGATACGGCATTGGTGGAAATGGAATGGACACGGTTGAAGAGCTAGCCTGGAGGACCATCAAAAGAATTATGAATGACGCCCCGGCAGCGACCAGCTTTCCACCGGCGAAGTGCCACCATTTGGTACATCTGTGCCATGAATACCTGAGGCCAAGCAACCTCGACAAGTCACT AGGCGCATGCGGTGATTATGGAAGATTCCGGCGAGCCATCGAGTACCACGAGGCCGGTGTCAAGTTCAGGCGGTTAAACAGTGAAGCGGACGGCAGCTCGCGGCGCCCCTTGCTGGACGTGACCTTCTCCGACGGGGTGCTGAGGATGGCGCAACTGAGGGTGGACGAGAGGACCAATTACATCCTCCGCAACGTCCTCGTTTACGAGCAGCGGTACGACGACACGGCCACCAGCGGCGCCACCAGCTACGTGACGGCGTATGTGATGTTCATGTCGCAGCTGCTGGGCGGGCCGGAGGACGTGGCCCTGCTGTCGCGGCACGGGGTCATTGAGCACCACCTgggcgacgacgccgaggtgtGCGCGCTGTTCCGGGGGCTGGCGCAGGGGCTCGTCTTCGACCCGTCCGGCGGGCACTACCTGAGCACGGTGGGCGTGAGGCTGCGGTCGCACCACCGGTCGCGCCTCAACCGGTGGCGTGCCTGGGTCATGCGGCACCGCTTCCGCAACCCGTGGCTCGCCGTGGCGTGGGTCTTGGGCTCCATGGCCGTGCTGGGCACCATCGTCCAGACTGTGATCACTCTGCTTCCCTACGTGCATCATCAAGGACGCACGCGCAACATCGGAAGCTAG
- the LOC123169486 gene encoding UPF0481 protein At3g47200 isoform X1, with product MPENGVELAAVPPFADTLTAGLTDANGGNDLDIDGRIHELSEIIMHEMCASRVPRPGKPEIYRVPETFLAADEGAYQPRFLSLGPYHRGDSATEEMRRTDERKLENLAYALQDGGPSVEEYMEAIASVEADARSRYDGDVAMEWGAFCRMLLLDGFQLITVLKFLGYEPPPLPPPAPGCSSNNNGQGNCRPRTSVVISIEHDLMMLENQIPFFVVQRIHRLRYGIGGNGMDTVEELAWRTIKRIMNDAPAATSFPPAKCHHLVHLCHEYLRPSNLDKSLGACGDYGRFRRAIEYHEAGVKFRRLNSEADGSSRRPLLDVTFSDGVLRMAQLRVDERTNYILRNVLVYEQRYDDTATSGATSYVTAYVMFMSQLLGGPEDVALLSRHGVIEHHLGDDAEVCALFRGLAQGLVFDPSGGHYLSTVGVRLRSHHRSRLNRWRAWVMRHRFRNPWLAVAWVLGSMAVLGTIVQTVITLLPYVHHQGRTRNIGS from the exons ATGCCGGAGAACGGAGTTGAGCTTGCAGCAGTACCACCCTTCGCCGATACCTTGACTG CAGGGCTAACCGATGCCAACGGCGGCAATGACCTTGACATCGATGGCCGCATTCACGAGCTCTCCGaaatcatcatgcatgaaatgTGTGCTAGCCGGGTGCCCCGACCAGGGAAACCAGAGATCTATCGCGTTCCCGAGACGTTCCTCGCCGCCGACGAGGGCGCCTACCAGCCGAGGTTCCTGTCCCTGGGGCCATATCACCGCGGCGACTCCGCCACGGAGGAGATGCGGCGCACCGACGAGCGCAAGCTAGAGAACCTGGCCTACGCCCTCCAAGACGGCGGGCCGTCGGTGGAAGAGTACATGGAGGCCATAGCGTCCGTTGAGGCCGACGCCAGGAGCCGCTACGACGGAGACGTCGCCATGGAGTGGGGCGCGTTCTGCAGGATGCTACTGCTCGATGGGTTCCAGCTGATTACAGTGCTCAAGTTTCTCGGCTATGAGCCGCCGCCGCTTCCACCTCCAGCTCCAGGGTGCAGCAGCAACAACAATGGACAAGGGAACTGCAGGCCGAGGACCAGCGTTGTCATCAGTATCGAACATGACTTGATGATGCTGGAGAACCAGATACCATTCTTCGTCGTCCAGAGGATCCACCGCTTGCGATACGGCATTGGTGGAAATGGAATGGACACGGTTGAAGAGCTAGCCTGGAGGACCATCAAAAGAATTATGAATGACGCCCCGGCAGCGACCAGCTTTCCACCGGCGAAGTGCCACCATTTGGTACATCTGTGCCATGAATACCTGAGGCCAAGCAACCTCGACAAGTCACT AGGCGCATGCGGTGATTATGGAAGATTCCGGCGAGCCATCGAGTACCACGAGGCCGGTGTCAAGTTCAGGCGGTTAAACAGTGAAGCGGACGGCAGCTCGCGGCGCCCCTTGCTGGACGTGACCTTCTCCGACGGGGTGCTGAGGATGGCGCAACTGAGGGTGGACGAGAGGACCAATTACATCCTCCGCAACGTCCTCGTTTACGAGCAGCGGTACGACGACACGGCCACCAGCGGCGCCACCAGCTACGTGACGGCGTATGTGATGTTCATGTCGCAGCTGCTGGGCGGGCCGGAGGACGTGGCCCTGCTGTCGCGGCACGGGGTCATTGAGCACCACCTgggcgacgacgccgaggtgtGCGCGCTGTTCCGGGGGCTGGCGCAGGGGCTCGTCTTCGACCCGTCCGGCGGGCACTACCTGAGCACGGTGGGCGTGAGGCTGCGGTCGCACCACCGGTCGCGCCTCAACCGGTGGCGTGCCTGGGTCATGCGGCACCGCTTCCGCAACCCGTGGCTCGCCGTGGCGTGGGTCTTGGGCTCCATGGCCGTGCTGGGCACCATCGTCCAGACTGTGATCACTCTGCTTCCCTACGTGCATCATCAAGGACGCACGCGCAACATCGGAAGCTAG